One stretch of Spirochaetota bacterium DNA includes these proteins:
- a CDS encoding cyclic nucleotide-binding domain-containing protein, translated as MSESITFKVAKYKPGSYIMIEGDKIPEEFYIIQSGRVQVFETIDPIIRGSKDGVSLNKGDFFGVVSCMSKRSNMETVVSLEDTSLLCIHRSQFGDLIQKSAPIAVKILRFFSQKLREYDTTLTKLTFKSHTEEDPYQLFNIAEFYYSKKMQEQAAYAYKKYIEYCPDGGYVSVAKMKLASIDPIIAMAEPDIDPQKSIERYHDNQVVFCEHEYGDKAYVILKGNVRITKFVNGNEVLLAVLKEGDIFGEMSILENKPRSATATAVGETELMYVKRENFEAMVHTRPEIATRIIELLSDRIWAIYRQLANIALKEANARIYDAIMIQIEKNRITIKPKESYKLNFSVEDLIKFLGYNIDEGKKYIKSILDSDKNISISADGKIVVNDLDKLLKDVTFYKKKLLMDLKIQLSRLQQNKQ; from the coding sequence ATGAGTGAATCAATAACTTTTAAGGTAGCAAAATATAAGCCCGGAAGTTACATAATGATAGAAGGAGATAAAATTCCTGAAGAGTTTTATATTATCCAAAGTGGGAGAGTTCAGGTATTTGAGACTATAGACCCAATAATAAGAGGGAGTAAGGATGGTGTTTCTCTGAATAAGGGGGATTTTTTCGGTGTTGTATCGTGCATGAGTAAAAGGAGTAATATGGAAACCGTTGTGTCTTTGGAAGATACATCTCTACTGTGCATTCACAGGTCGCAGTTTGGAGACTTGATACAAAAGAGTGCTCCAATAGCAGTGAAAATATTGAGATTTTTCAGTCAAAAACTTAGAGAGTATGATACAACGCTTACTAAGCTTACTTTTAAATCACATACTGAAGAAGACCCTTATCAGTTATTTAACATAGCAGAATTCTATTACTCAAAAAAAATGCAAGAGCAAGCGGCATACGCATACAAAAAGTATATAGAATACTGTCCTGATGGAGGTTATGTATCTGTTGCTAAGATGAAGCTTGCTTCAATAGACCCAATTATAGCGATGGCTGAACCTGATATAGACCCGCAAAAGTCAATTGAGAGGTATCATGATAATCAAGTTGTATTTTGTGAGCATGAGTATGGAGACAAGGCCTATGTAATACTCAAAGGTAATGTTAGAATAACAAAGTTCGTTAATGGTAATGAAGTTTTGCTTGCTGTTCTCAAGGAGGGTGATATATTTGGAGAGATGTCAATACTTGAGAATAAGCCTAGAAGTGCTACTGCTACCGCAGTAGGTGAAACCGAGCTTATGTATGTGAAGCGAGAGAATTTTGAGGCTATGGTTCATACCAGACCAGAAATAGCAACCAGAATAATAGAACTCTTAAGTGATAGAATATGGGCTATATACAGACAACTCGCTAACATAGCACTCAAAGAAGCAAATGCTAGGATATACGATGCTATAATGATACAGATTGAGAAGAATAGAATCACAATAAAACCCAAAGAATCATACAAACTCAACTTCTCCGTTGAAGACCTTATAAAGTTTCTTGGCTACAACATTGATGAAGGTAAGAAATACATAAAGTCAATATTAGATTCTGATAAGAACATAAGTATATCAGCTGATGGTAAGATAGTAGTAAATGACCTAGATAAACTTTTAAAGGATGTTACCTTCTACAAGAAGAAACTGCTTATGGATCTCAAGATACAGCTTAGTAGGTTACAACAGAACAAACAGTGA
- a CDS encoding DUF2905 family protein, whose protein sequence is MTEIAKVLIVTGIVILVIGIILSLLDRVQFNQFKGLPGDIFIQKDNFIFFFPIVTSIVISIILSILFFLIFSVFRKQ, encoded by the coding sequence ATGACAGAGATAGCGAAGGTTCTAATTGTAACAGGAATTGTTATTCTTGTTATAGGTATCATTCTCTCGCTTCTTGATAGAGTTCAGTTCAACCAGTTCAAAGGGCTTCCAGGAGATATATTCATACAGAAAGATAACTTCATCTTCTTCTTCCCGATTGTAACGAGTATAGTCATTAGTATCATACTATCAATACTGTTCTTTCTGATATTTTCAGTATTTAGAAAACAATAA
- the rimM gene encoding ribosome maturation factor RimM (Essential for efficient processing of 16S rRNA) encodes MEERYVEVGRILGRFKLENQVKVEPLLDTIEEMLRISEYYLKTMTGYKRIKLKVDFVGSNYVVYYVEDFNPQLVDHLKGKIIFTPYQNLPKLREDQFYIADLEGSTIYESDGKEIGTLKRVLTDGKNYFLEFLDYIIPLSSRYVRKVDIRSKSIILTEVFSNEKEYLK; translated from the coding sequence ATGGAAGAAAGGTATGTAGAGGTTGGTAGAATTTTAGGTAGGTTCAAGCTTGAAAATCAGGTTAAGGTTGAACCACTTTTGGATACTATTGAAGAAATGTTGAGAATAAGTGAATATTATCTTAAGACGATGACTGGATACAAGAGGATCAAACTTAAAGTTGATTTTGTGGGTTCTAATTACGTAGTCTATTATGTTGAAGATTTCAACCCTCAACTAGTTGATCACCTGAAGGGCAAAATTATTTTTACTCCTTATCAAAACCTACCAAAGTTGAGAGAAGACCAGTTTTATATAGCAGATCTTGAAGGTAGCACAATATACGAGAGTGATGGAAAAGAAATAGGCACTTTAAAGCGAGTTCTTACTGATGGAAAGAATTATTTTCTAGAGTTTTTAGATTACATCATACCTCTTTCTAGTAGGTATGTTAGAAAGGTAGATATTCGCAGTAAGAGTATAATATTAACTGAAGTATTTTCAAATGAAAAAGAGTATCTTAAGTAA
- a CDS encoding septum formation initiator family protein, producing the protein MNRDNAPIIFTIVLSTIFVILLTSFIFSRGGVMDTIQKGEEISQLREEVLKMERLNNEKSEQIKKLKSDENYRKSVVKGLGFEVDEGEYVFRFEKNTSDRLLIDSKYQKDTNNILTFLIALVVFQLVIFAVIGFRMILDIFWR; encoded by the coding sequence ATGAACAGAGACAATGCACCTATAATATTTACAATCGTTTTATCAACCATATTTGTGATACTTCTTACTTCTTTCATCTTCTCAAGAGGAGGAGTGATGGATACGATCCAAAAAGGGGAGGAGATATCTCAGCTTAGGGAAGAGGTATTAAAGATGGAAAGACTTAATAATGAAAAATCTGAGCAGATTAAGAAGCTTAAGAGTGACGAAAACTATCGTAAATCTGTAGTAAAAGGACTAGGATTTGAAGTTGATGAAGGTGAGTATGTATTTAGGTTTGAAAAGAATACCAGTGATAGATTATTGATAGACTCAAAATATCAGAAAGACACAAACAACATATTAACATTTCTGATAGCTCTTGTAGTTTTTCAACTGGTGATTTTCGCAGTTATAGGTTTTAGAATGATCCTTGATATTTTTTGGAGATAA
- a CDS encoding polymer-forming cytoskeletal protein, with the protein MPKEHVIDEKNINTVLAEDISFKGILKFSTSLMIKGTFEGEIDATGHLVVGPKAVVKAQIKAANITNYGEIIGNVEATDKLEMISGARLTGDIKTPDLYIESGCIFNGNCSMPSKTPTTPPTQK; encoded by the coding sequence ATGCCGAAGGAGCATGTTATTGACGAGAAGAATATTAACACAGTTTTAGCAGAAGATATATCTTTCAAGGGTATTCTAAAGTTTTCAACATCTCTTATGATAAAGGGAACTTTTGAGGGTGAGATTGATGCTACAGGACATCTAGTTGTAGGACCTAAAGCGGTAGTCAAAGCACAGATAAAAGCTGCGAACATAACAAACTACGGTGAAATCATAGGTAATGTTGAAGCAACAGACAAACTTGAGATGATAAGTGGTGCTAGACTGACAGGTGATATAAAAACACCAGACCTATACATAGAATCGGGATGCATCTTCAACGGAAACTGTTCAATGCCTTCAAAAACACCTACTACACCACCAACCCAAAAATAA
- a CDS encoding glutamate-5-semialdehyde dehydrogenase, producing the protein MGIKEYCEDIARKSKEAFEIISTSPTSQKNYALSLIAKQIRENKDFLIEENKKDIEFTRSKGRSEALIDRVVLNEKRIDGIVDAIQNVILLDDPVGKVVYSSRRPNGMIVNKIKVPIGTILMIYEARPNVTVDAATLILKSGNTGILRGGSEAYNTNIALSKLISKAIEDAGLPKNAIQYVDRVEHEVVDELLKIDSYIDLVIPRGGEGLIRSVVEKSKIPVLRQEKGVCHVYVDKSADKEMAERITINAKTQRPSVCNAAETLLIHKDYPYKKELLEALIKKNVKLKGCRRTLEIVSVEEAREEDYYNEYLDYIMNVKIVDSTDEAIAHIKKYGSGHTESIVTSDYFEANKFLSKVDSSTVMVNASTRFTDGGEFGLGAEIGISTHKLHARGPMGLIELTSDKWIVYGNGQVRE; encoded by the coding sequence ATGGGTATAAAAGAATACTGCGAAGATATTGCTAGAAAATCAAAAGAAGCATTTGAGATTATCTCAACATCACCCACTAGTCAGAAAAACTATGCTCTATCGTTAATAGCGAAGCAGATAAGAGAGAATAAGGACTTTTTGATAGAGGAAAATAAGAAAGATATTGAATTCACTAGAAGCAAAGGTAGGTCTGAAGCACTCATTGATAGAGTTGTCTTGAATGAGAAGAGGATAGATGGTATAGTTGACGCTATACAGAATGTTATACTTCTTGATGACCCTGTTGGTAAGGTGGTGTATAGTTCTAGAAGACCTAACGGAATGATAGTTAATAAGATTAAAGTTCCAATAGGAACTATCCTTATGATATACGAAGCAAGACCTAATGTAACTGTAGATGCAGCAACACTAATTCTAAAGAGTGGCAATACAGGTATTCTAAGAGGTGGAAGCGAGGCATATAACACAAATATTGCTCTTTCAAAACTCATATCAAAAGCGATAGAAGACGCAGGGCTGCCAAAGAATGCTATCCAGTATGTTGATAGAGTAGAACACGAAGTTGTTGATGAACTACTGAAGATTGATTCCTACATAGATTTGGTAATACCAAGAGGTGGAGAGGGACTTATAAGAAGCGTAGTTGAAAAATCCAAGATACCTGTCTTGAGGCAAGAGAAAGGCGTATGTCATGTGTATGTTGATAAGAGTGCAGATAAGGAGATGGCAGAAAGGATCACTATAAACGCAAAAACACAAAGACCATCAGTATGTAATGCAGCAGAAACATTACTTATACACAAAGATTACCCTTACAAAAAGGAACTACTTGAAGCACTGATAAAAAAGAATGTAAAACTCAAAGGATGTAGGCGAACCCTAGAGATAGTTTCAGTAGAGGAGGCAAGAGAAGAAGATTACTATAACGAATACCTTGACTATATTATGAATGTAAAGATTGTAGATAGCACCGATGAAGCAATAGCACACATAAAAAAATATGGATCAGGACATACCGAATCTATAGTAACTAGTGATTATTTTGAGGCGAATAAGTTCCTATCCAAAGTTGATTCTTCAACAGTTATGGTTAACGCATCAACAAGATTTACAGATGGAGGTGAGTTTGGACTTGGTGCTGAAATTGGGATTAGCACACACAAGCTACACGCAAGAGGACCTATGGGATTAATTGAACTAACATCAGACAAGTGGATTGTATATGGGAATGGTCAAGTAAGGGAGTAG
- the queG gene encoding tRNA epoxyqueuosine(34) reductase QueG — MKELIKSIALDVGFDIVSFVEPYSISKDPDLITSYQTWISKSLNGDMKYLEEHRLKKFDATLIENWVRTVILVGASYFNSSYFERPSEEFGRVSMYAWGYDYHFVIREMLNEFVERLKREIKKEFKYRVFSDATPLYERGFAVAGGFGFQGKNTCVINSKLGSFFFIGEVLTDLEIEYDDRIKFKGCGSCSRCITACPTGALMSSGYVLDARKCISYLTIEYRRVIPDDLAVLIGDWIFGCDVCQEVCPFNKILYLKKFVTRIKKFNTEITPFLNLKYVMSIPSGNQFKKAFKGKAFLRAGRRGMVRNAIIVAVNNGAKSLRDTINKLVEDKDEIVARTAKWASDRI, encoded by the coding sequence ATGAAGGAATTAATAAAAAGTATTGCCCTTGATGTTGGTTTTGATATAGTCTCTTTTGTTGAACCTTATTCAATTTCAAAAGACCCTGACTTAATTACTAGCTACCAAACTTGGATATCAAAGTCTCTCAATGGTGATATGAAATACCTTGAAGAACACAGATTGAAAAAGTTTGACGCGACTCTGATTGAAAACTGGGTTAGAACAGTTATACTTGTTGGTGCTAGTTATTTCAATTCTTCTTACTTTGAGAGACCTTCTGAAGAGTTTGGTAGAGTATCAATGTATGCTTGGGGGTATGACTATCATTTTGTAATTAGAGAAATGCTCAATGAGTTTGTGGAGAGACTGAAGAGGGAGATAAAAAAAGAGTTCAAGTATAGAGTTTTTTCTGATGCTACTCCTTTGTATGAAAGAGGTTTTGCGGTTGCTGGAGGGTTTGGCTTTCAGGGCAAGAATACCTGCGTGATAAATTCCAAACTTGGTTCATTCTTTTTTATAGGAGAGGTTTTAACTGATCTTGAGATTGAGTATGATGATAGAATTAAATTCAAGGGATGTGGTAGCTGCTCTAGGTGTATAACTGCTTGTCCAACAGGAGCGTTAATGAGTTCTGGTTATGTCCTTGATGCCAGAAAGTGCATATCTTACCTTACTATTGAATACAGAAGAGTGATACCCGATGATTTAGCAGTTTTGATTGGTGATTGGATTTTCGGATGCGATGTATGTCAAGAAGTGTGTCCATTTAACAAGATCCTTTACCTTAAGAAGTTTGTAACGAGAATAAAGAAATTTAATACCGAGATAACTCCTTTCCTCAACCTAAAATACGTTATGTCAATACCCAGTGGTAATCAGTTTAAGAAGGCTTTCAAGGGTAAAGCGTTCTTAAGAGCAGGTAGAAGGGGGATGGTTAGAAATGCGATAATAGTTGCAGTCAACAACGGTGCTAAAAGTTTAAGGGATACCATAAATAAGTTAGTGGAAGACAAAGACGAAATTGTTGCGAGGACTGCTAAGTGGGCTTCTGATAGGATATGA
- a CDS encoding KH domain-containing protein, producing the protein MKEKDLVEQIVKSLVDYPEDISLKVVEGEKSTILELKVRSEDIGKIIGKKGRIAKAVRTIVSAVAVKNGRRVILEILD; encoded by the coding sequence ATGAAGGAAAAGGATCTTGTTGAACAGATTGTAAAATCACTAGTTGATTACCCTGAAGATATTTCTCTCAAGGTTGTTGAGGGTGAAAAATCTACCATCCTTGAACTTAAAGTTAGGAGTGAGGATATAGGTAAGATTATAGGAAAGAAGGGTAGAATTGCAAAGGCTGTAAGAACTATTGTAAGTGCAGTTGCTGTCAAGAACGGAAGAAGAGTTATTCTTGAGATACTTGACTAA
- the rpsP gene encoding 30S ribosomal protein S16 encodes MVRIRLMRFGAKHRPYYRIVVVDSRKRRDGAYVESLGHYAPMEGKKLYINQERYNYWISVGAQPSETVGKLYKRFSSSLK; translated from the coding sequence ATGGTTAGAATAAGGCTTATGAGGTTTGGTGCTAAGCACAGACCTTACTATAGGATAGTTGTTGTTGACTCAAGGAAAAGAAGAGATGGTGCTTATGTTGAGAGTCTCGGACATTATGCACCTATGGAAGGGAAAAAACTTTATATAAATCAGGAGAGATATAATTACTGGATTTCAGTTGGTGCTCAACCTTCCGAAACGGTTGGAAAGTTATACAAGCGGTTTTCGTCTTCTTTGAAGTAG
- a CDS encoding ferritin has product MLKREMEDALNRQINEELYSSYLYLSMSAYFEQQGLSGFSKWMMIQAKEELKHAMKIYNYIISQNGVVKLFGLKEPPHTWDSILHAAESAYEHEKYITNKIHELVNLAQKIDDKATENFLQWFVEEQVEEEKNSYDLLRKVRMVEKHVGALLQLDRILSEREDEED; this is encoded by the coding sequence ATGCTAAAGAGAGAGATGGAAGATGCGCTAAATAGGCAGATAAACGAGGAATTATACTCATCGTACTTGTATCTCTCAATGAGTGCTTATTTTGAACAACAGGGACTCTCTGGCTTTTCAAAATGGATGATGATACAAGCAAAAGAAGAACTCAAGCATGCTATGAAGATTTACAATTATATAATATCACAAAATGGTGTAGTAAAACTCTTTGGACTGAAAGAACCCCCACACACTTGGGACTCTATACTACACGCAGCAGAGTCTGCCTACGAGCATGAGAAATACATAACAAACAAGATACACGAACTTGTGAACTTAGCACAGAAGATTGACGACAAGGCAACAGAAAATTTTCTACAGTGGTTTGTAGAAGAACAGGTTGAGGAAGAGAAAAATTCCTACGACTTACTTAGAAAAGTTAGGATGGTTGAAAAACACGTTGGAGCACTACTTCAACTTGACAGAATACTATCGGAAAGAGAAGATGAAGAGGACTAA
- the rsmI gene encoding 16S rRNA (cytidine(1402)-2'-O)-methyltransferase has product MKKIYIVSTPIGNLEDITIRALDILKKVDVIVCENPKHHLKLLNHYGIRGKRLIKITSANEANSVNGILKLIEDGKEVAIVSDAGTPGLSDPGSILVRELTKRGVKCIPIPGPSALTSAISVSPIPMSKFIFYGFIPKSQKKVEKVVQDLSKYGFPVIFFIPPERVKTFVNVVCSKYPHSEIVLFREITKLNEEVIYGNPCNLEFEDKGEFVVVVKF; this is encoded by the coding sequence ATGAAAAAAATATACATTGTCTCAACTCCTATTGGAAACCTAGAGGATATAACCATAAGAGCACTGGATATACTAAAAAAGGTTGATGTTATTGTTTGTGAAAACCCAAAGCACCACCTCAAACTACTCAATCACTATGGTATAAGGGGGAAAAGACTTATAAAGATTACCTCTGCGAATGAAGCCAACAGTGTTAATGGAATTTTGAAACTTATTGAAGACGGTAAAGAAGTTGCTATAGTTTCAGATGCTGGAACACCAGGTTTATCCGATCCCGGCAGTATCTTGGTTAGAGAATTAACTAAAAGAGGTGTCAAGTGTATCCCTATACCAGGTCCTTCTGCTTTAACCTCTGCGATTTCCGTATCTCCTATTCCAATGAGTAAGTTTATATTCTATGGTTTTATCCCTAAAAGTCAAAAGAAAGTTGAGAAAGTAGTTCAAGATTTGAGTAAGTATGGATTTCCAGTAATATTCTTCATACCCCCCGAAAGAGTAAAAACGTTTGTAAATGTTGTTTGTAGTAAATACCCACACTCTGAGATAGTATTATTTCGTGAGATTACTAAATTAAATGAAGAAGTAATATATGGTAATCCTTGTAATCTAGAATTTGAGGATAAGGGAGAGTTTGTTGTGGTAGTTAAGTTTTAG
- the rpoN gene encoding RNA polymerase factor sigma-54, whose protein sequence is MRKSNNLEQTYRLSLKQIPMNLLSQTIQLLGLPLAEFETEIKQELEDNPLLEMEEDTTLITTKSIESGEDSIDETDTNLGEISDTYEISRLKEFESTSRRSYEKTQVFENNFSTDETLQEHLLFQARLDIADERLFTLASYIIYEIDDDGYFKGDISTLKKVEGYEFTEEEIEKVRERIKTYDPVGCGSRTLEENLISQLENFYPNLRNIDTYKRIIENDLELLAKDSRFLSSKYGLSKEEVEELRLIVKSLSPKPGVNFSKSPSFIVPEAVIRKTDDSLEVEFNDNYIPRLRIKKEYIEAVKKSGSKELKDKIVKAKSIILAIEYRKNILRSIIEKIIEHQRDFLLDKQNFLNPLLIEDIAGELGVTISTVSRAIKDKYILTPVGLVPIKYFFSRSGKSVIGEEVSVDRIKKLIDTLVKNEGDKPLSDDKIANILKNKGIKIARRTVTKYRESMGIPPAHLRKKR, encoded by the coding sequence ATGAGAAAGAGTAATAACTTGGAACAGACATACAGATTATCTCTTAAGCAGATACCAATGAACTTACTATCGCAGACCATACAGCTCCTAGGACTTCCGCTTGCTGAGTTTGAGACAGAGATCAAACAGGAACTTGAAGATAACCCATTGCTTGAAATGGAAGAAGACACAACTTTAATTACAACTAAAAGTATTGAGTCTGGAGAGGATAGTATTGATGAAACAGATACCAATCTAGGTGAGATTAGTGATACCTATGAGATATCAAGGTTGAAGGAATTTGAGTCAACCAGTAGGAGGTCATATGAGAAAACCCAGGTATTTGAGAATAATTTTTCAACGGATGAGACGCTACAAGAACATCTTCTTTTTCAGGCAAGGCTTGACATAGCTGATGAAAGGCTATTTACTCTCGCATCCTATATTATATATGAAATTGATGATGATGGTTATTTCAAAGGCGATATAAGCACTCTGAAGAAGGTGGAAGGTTATGAATTCACTGAAGAGGAGATAGAAAAAGTTAGAGAGAGGATTAAGACTTACGATCCCGTTGGATGTGGAAGTAGAACTCTTGAAGAGAACCTAATATCCCAGCTGGAAAATTTCTACCCGAATTTACGGAATATTGATACTTATAAGAGAATTATAGAAAACGATCTAGAGCTTTTAGCCAAAGATAGTAGATTTCTATCTTCAAAATACGGTTTGTCAAAGGAAGAAGTGGAAGAATTGAGGTTGATTGTAAAATCACTCTCCCCTAAGCCAGGTGTTAATTTTTCAAAATCACCTTCCTTCATAGTCCCTGAAGCCGTGATTAGAAAAACGGATGATAGTCTAGAAGTTGAATTCAATGATAATTATATACCTAGATTGAGGATAAAGAAGGAATACATTGAGGCTGTGAAAAAATCTGGTTCAAAGGAACTTAAGGATAAGATAGTAAAAGCAAAAAGCATTATACTTGCTATTGAGTACAGAAAAAATATTCTTAGAAGCATAATAGAAAAAATTATTGAGCACCAGAGAGATTTTCTGTTAGACAAACAAAATTTCCTTAACCCTCTTCTTATAGAGGATATTGCTGGAGAGTTAGGCGTCACGATATCAACGGTTAGTAGAGCTATAAAGGACAAGTATATTCTGACACCAGTTGGTCTTGTTCCAATAAAGTATTTCTTCTCAAGGTCTGGTAAAAGTGTAATTGGTGAGGAAGTTTCTGTTGATAGGATAAAGAAACTCATAGATACACTCGTGAAAAACGAAGGAGACAAACCTTTATCTGATGATAAGATTGCTAATATCTTGAAGAATAAAGGAATAAAGATAGCTAGAAGAACCGTGACAAAATACAGAGAAAGTATGGGAATTCCACCGGCACACTTAAGAAAGAAACGATGA
- the feoB gene encoding ferrous iron transport protein B: protein MSEVAGRKVYKVGVVGAPNVGKTSLFNNLAGANEKVGNWSGTTVERKEKRIKYDNKEIVFVDLPGTYSLSASSIDEKIARDFILEEKPDIMIVVVNATNLYNSLFLLTELLELGFNVIVALNMIDVAKKNGIKIDVDAMSRTFGVKFIPTLGRTRKGVESLKKAVIDKISKLESDGKAESSLSIEYPSVIEKGISKLISILNQEGIISSRSLRGTAVKILEENDFILKSKVLNNGIQDKVFEVIRDTEKDLRTISNDDIDAAIVRSKYNFIDKILKEHTQKLPNRRETIQRKVDEILTSKVWGLIVFLSTMFGIFQLVFVIGDPLAGLIEEGFSQLSEWVKSVGEVYSWNSIFVSFITDGLISGVGSVLVFLPYIVVLFAFIGILENSGFLARSAIMMDRMMTTFGLHGKSFLPMLIGFGCNIPGIMATRVLSSFKDRLITVLVLPLISCSARLTVFVVFTSALFKEYQGIVLFAMYLLGIVLAGIFGIIFRRNIAKGEYSLFVMELPDFRLPSLKVLFSEVWYRSFLFVKKAGTVIALVVIVVWLLGSLPPGVEYASEESILGVIGKTLQPIFYPTGFGSEWQVVVSVFTAILAREVVVGTLGTVYGVSEEGITEVLPSIFTPLSAISFLVFMQVAMLCIATVVVIANEVGKKWSVFSFFYTISLAWVLSVIVYNFGRLLGIQ from the coding sequence ATGTCCGAAGTTGCTGGAAGGAAAGTCTATAAGGTTGGGGTGGTAGGGGCTCCGAATGTTGGTAAGACTTCATTATTTAATAACCTTGCTGGTGCTAACGAGAAGGTTGGAAATTGGTCTGGGACTACAGTTGAAAGAAAGGAGAAACGGATAAAATATGACAACAAAGAAATTGTATTTGTTGACCTACCCGGAACCTACTCTCTTTCAGCATCATCCATAGATGAAAAGATTGCAAGAGATTTTATACTAGAAGAAAAGCCAGATATTATGATTGTAGTAGTTAATGCTACAAATCTCTACAACAGTCTATTTCTACTTACTGAACTTCTTGAACTTGGGTTTAATGTTATAGTTGCACTAAACATGATTGATGTTGCCAAGAAAAATGGTATCAAGATAGATGTTGATGCGATGAGTAGAACCTTCGGAGTTAAGTTTATACCTACACTTGGTAGAACAAGAAAAGGTGTTGAAAGTCTTAAGAAGGCAGTCATTGATAAAATATCCAAACTAGAATCTGATGGTAAAGCCGAGAGTAGTCTATCCATTGAATACCCAAGTGTCATTGAGAAAGGTATATCTAAACTGATTTCTATACTTAATCAAGAGGGCATAATATCCTCTCGTAGTTTGCGAGGAACAGCAGTAAAAATACTTGAGGAAAATGACTTTATCTTAAAATCAAAAGTTCTAAATAATGGGATTCAAGACAAAGTTTTTGAGGTTATAAGAGACACTGAAAAGGATCTAAGGACAATCTCAAACGACGACATTGATGCAGCGATAGTTCGTTCAAAATATAATTTCATTGATAAAATCCTAAAAGAACACACTCAGAAGCTTCCAAACAGGAGAGAGACAATCCAGAGAAAAGTAGATGAAATACTTACTAGCAAGGTATGGGGGCTTATTGTTTTCCTTTCTACTATGTTTGGTATATTCCAACTCGTCTTTGTGATAGGAGATCCTCTGGCAGGATTGATAGAGGAAGGCTTCTCGCAACTTTCAGAATGGGTTAAATCCGTTGGGGAAGTGTATTCTTGGAATAGTATATTCGTATCCTTCATAACGGATGGTCTTATATCAGGTGTAGGAAGTGTTTTAGTATTCCTACCTTACATTGTAGTTTTATTTGCGTTCATAGGTATTCTTGAAAATAGTGGTTTTCTAGCACGAAGTGCGATAATGATGGATAGGATGATGACAACTTTTGGGCTACACGGTAAGTCATTCCTACCTATGCTTATAGGTTTCGGCTGTAATATACCGGGAATTATGGCTACCAGAGTTCTATCCTCATTCAAAGACAGACTAATAACTGTTCTGGTTCTACCGCTTATAAGTTGCTCTGCGAGACTTACAGTTTTCGTTGTTTTCACTTCAGCATTGTTTAAGGAATATCAAGGAATTGTTCTTTTTGCTATGTATCTTCTAGGTATCGTCCTAGCGGGAATCTTTGGAATAATTTTCAGAAGAAACATTGCTAAAGGTGAATATTCTCTTTTCGTCATGGAATTACCAGACTTTAGATTACCTTCGCTCAAGGTGCTCTTTTCAGAGGTATGGTATAGGAGTTTTCTCTTTGTCAAGAAAGCAGGAACAGTAATAGCCTTGGTAGTTATTGTAGTTTGGCTTTTAGGTTCTCTACCTCCTGGAGTTGAATACGCTTCTGAAGAGAGTATTCTTGGAGTGATTGGTAAAACACTTCAACCTATCTTTTATCCAACAGGTTTCGGTAGTGAATGGCAAGTAGTAGTTTCTGTATTTACTGCTATATTAGCAAGAGAAGTTGTGGTTGGAACTTTGGGAACTGTCTATGGTGTATCAGAAGAAGGTATTACAGAAGTTTTACCAAGTATATTTACTCCTTTATCAGCCATATCGTTTCTGGTTTTTATGCAGGTTGCGATGTTGTGTATTGCTACCGTCGTTGTAATAGCAAACGAAGTTGGTAAGAAATGGTCTGTATTCAGTTTCTTTTACACTATCTCACTAGCATGGGTTTTGAGTGTAATTGTATATAACTTTGGAAGGTTGCTAGGAATCCAGTAA